From the genome of Marixanthomonas ophiurae, one region includes:
- a CDS encoding TPM domain-containing protein produces MSKVEDFLSADAEGDIIEAIRTAEKNTSGEVRIHLEAHSEIDPFERAAEVFDMLHMNNTKQSNGVLIYVAVEDRTLVILGDSGINDVVAPDFWESTKDTIISQFKEGNMEQGLVDGILMAGEQLKKHFPYQKDDKNELPDDISVG; encoded by the coding sequence ATGTCTAAAGTAGAAGATTTCCTTTCCGCCGATGCCGAAGGCGATATTATTGAAGCCATTCGCACAGCCGAAAAAAACACCTCAGGTGAAGTTCGTATTCACTTAGAAGCACACAGCGAGATTGATCCTTTTGAACGCGCTGCCGAAGTTTTTGATATGTTGCATATGAACAACACCAAGCAAAGCAATGGTGTACTTATTTATGTTGCTGTAGAAGACCGCACACTTGTAATTTTAGGCGACAGTGGTATAAATGATGTTGTGGCACCCGATTTCTGGGAAAGTACCAAAGACACCATTATCAGTCAATTTAAGGAAGGCAATATGGAACAAGGCTTAGTTGACGGTATTTTAATGGCCGGCGAGCAGCTTAAAAAACACTTTCCTTATCAAAAAGATGATAAAAACGAATTGCCTGATGATATTTCAGTAGGATAA
- a CDS encoding TPM domain-containing protein produces the protein MPKLFQKYNLLLLLIGFLFFSETSIAQYDIPPKPTKQSDQTSVYDYINLLNPSQKKNLENKLLRYADSTSTQIVVAVIGTTKGEDISFLGAKWGQKWGIGQKDEDNGILIILAKDDRKIDINTGYGIEYRITDLMAERIINRIMVPEFKKGNFYLGLDQGADAIFAALNGEFKEDRDFNKKSSGGGGNFVFIVIIFIIIIIALSSKKGGRGGSGGRRSGSSLLDVIILSSMGRTGGFGGGSSGGGFSGGGGFGGGFGGGGFGGGGASGGW, from the coding sequence ATGCCCAAACTATTTCAGAAATATAATCTTCTTTTACTTTTAATAGGATTCTTGTTTTTTTCTGAAACAAGTATTGCGCAATATGATATTCCTCCAAAACCTACCAAACAATCAGATCAGACTTCAGTGTATGATTATATTAATCTACTGAATCCCTCTCAGAAGAAAAATCTTGAAAATAAATTACTTCGGTATGCCGATTCTACATCAACACAGATTGTAGTAGCAGTTATAGGCACCACAAAAGGAGAGGACATTTCATTTTTAGGAGCCAAATGGGGACAAAAATGGGGCATTGGTCAAAAAGATGAAGACAATGGGATTCTAATCATACTCGCCAAAGATGATCGTAAAATAGACATAAACACAGGCTACGGCATCGAATATCGTATTACCGATTTAATGGCTGAGCGCATCATTAATCGCATTATGGTCCCCGAATTTAAAAAAGGAAATTTCTATTTGGGTTTAGACCAAGGAGCCGATGCTATTTTTGCAGCCCTAAACGGCGAATTTAAAGAGGATCGAGACTTCAACAAAAAATCTAGTGGTGGCGGTGGAAATTTTGTATTTATCGTTATCATTTTCATCATTATTATTATCGCACTAAGTTCTAAAAAAGGCGGTCGTGGTGGTAGCGGTGGCCGAAGAAGTGGTAGTAGCTTGTTAGATGTAATTATCTTAAGTAGCATGGGACGCACCGGCGGATTTGGCGGTGGAAGTTCGGGTGGCGGCTTTAGCGGCGGCGGTGGATTTGGTGGCGGCTTCGGTGGCGGTGGATTCGGCGGTGGCGGTGCTTCTGGGGGATGGTAA
- a CDS encoding aromatic amino acid hydroxylase yields MEERIETNELLERLPPHLKQYIKPQDYDQYTPINQAVWRYVMRKNVDYLSQVAHESYLDGLKKTGISIDTIPSMYGMNRILKEIGWAAVAVDGFIPPNAFMEFQAYKVLVIASDIRQLENIEYTPAPDIIHEGAGHAPIIASPDYAEYLRRFGEIGAKAISSAHDMEMYEAVRELSILKEADGISETIIQNAEERVENLQLKKVEPSEISLIRNLHWWTVEYGLIGTIEIPRIYGAGLLSSIGESTWCMKEEVKKTPYSIDAAYQEFDITKPQPQLYVTPDFAYLQEVLEEFANTMAVRKGGWRGLNKLINSKQIGTIELSTGLQVSGHFTRMIQNEDNEVVYFETKGETALAYREKEVIGHGISRHTDGFRSPLGKLKKINLAIENMGPRDLQAYNFYDGKPIAFEFESGITVEGLNVTGMRNLRGELMLIQFTNCTVTYKDEVLFSPEMGDFDLAVGKEIVSAFAGAADYLSFPISLHKLSETKTNRSNLSEKEIKLNDLYKQVCLLRNNEENSSLDKNLPELKSIFETIKKEYSADWLLSLEIFELIASENSSFSEKVLKHLLALKNERHSVAHLIKDGLSLVEESRKQISN; encoded by the coding sequence ATGGAAGAGCGCATTGAAACAAACGAGTTATTAGAGAGGTTGCCACCGCATTTAAAGCAGTACATAAAACCTCAAGATTACGATCAATACACCCCTATAAACCAAGCGGTTTGGCGGTACGTAATGCGCAAAAATGTAGATTATTTAAGCCAAGTGGCTCATGAAAGTTATTTGGACGGTCTTAAAAAAACAGGGATTTCTATCGATACCATTCCTTCTATGTATGGTATGAACCGTATTTTAAAGGAAATTGGCTGGGCAGCCGTTGCGGTTGATGGCTTTATTCCGCCTAATGCGTTCATGGAATTTCAAGCGTATAAGGTGTTGGTAATTGCTAGCGATATTCGCCAACTTGAAAATATTGAATACACTCCAGCGCCCGATATTATTCATGAAGGTGCTGGGCATGCGCCTATTATTGCTAGTCCCGATTATGCCGAATACTTACGCCGGTTTGGCGAGATTGGTGCGAAAGCGATTTCTAGTGCGCATGACATGGAAATGTATGAAGCCGTTCGAGAACTTTCTATTTTAAAGGAAGCTGATGGAATTTCAGAAACTATTATACAAAATGCGGAAGAGCGAGTAGAGAACCTTCAGCTTAAAAAAGTAGAACCTTCTGAAATTTCACTTATTCGAAATTTGCATTGGTGGACGGTTGAATATGGTTTAATTGGCACCATTGAAATCCCTAGAATTTATGGCGCTGGCTTGCTATCTTCTATTGGGGAAAGCACGTGGTGTATGAAAGAAGAAGTAAAAAAAACACCCTACTCCATTGATGCGGCTTATCAAGAGTTTGATATCACCAAACCACAACCACAATTATATGTAACGCCAGATTTTGCATACTTACAAGAAGTATTAGAAGAATTTGCCAACACTATGGCCGTGCGTAAAGGCGGCTGGCGTGGATTAAACAAATTGATAAATTCTAAACAAATTGGTACTATTGAATTGAGTACTGGTTTACAAGTGAGCGGTCATTTTACCCGCATGATTCAAAACGAGGATAATGAAGTGGTTTATTTTGAAACCAAAGGCGAAACAGCACTTGCATACCGTGAAAAAGAAGTAATCGGCCACGGAATTAGTCGCCATACTGATGGTTTTAGATCACCACTGGGGAAGTTGAAAAAAATTAATCTCGCCATAGAGAATATGGGACCTCGCGATTTACAAGCATATAATTTTTACGATGGTAAACCTATTGCTTTTGAATTTGAAAGTGGTATAACCGTTGAAGGCCTAAACGTAACCGGAATGCGAAACTTACGCGGCGAGCTTATGCTTATTCAGTTTACAAACTGTACCGTTACGTATAAAGATGAAGTATTGTTCAGTCCAGAAATGGGTGATTTTGATTTAGCAGTTGGAAAAGAAATTGTTTCTGCATTTGCAGGTGCAGCAGATTATTTATCCTTTCCTATTTCGCTTCATAAATTAAGTGAAACAAAAACCAATCGTTCAAACCTTTCTGAAAAAGAAATTAAGTTGAATGATTTATATAAACAAGTATGTTTACTTCGGAATAATGAAGAGAACAGCTCTTTAGACAAAAACCTGCCTGAGTTAAAATCTATTTTTGAAACTATAAAAAAAGAATACTCAGCAGACTGGTTACTTTCGCTAGAAATCTTTGAGCTAATTGCTTCTGAAAACAGTTCGTTTTCAGAAAAAGTATTAAAACACCTTTTAGCACTTAAAAACGAACGCCATAGTGTTGCTCATTTAATAAAAGATGGTTTGTCATTGGTAGAAGAAAGTAGAAAACAAATAAGTAATTAA
- a CDS encoding rhodanese-like domain-containing protein produces the protein MGLLDFLFGSNTKKIEDFKKRDAVILDVRTQKEYDAGAISGSKHIPLNDVSSKISEIKQWNKPVITCCASGVRSGNAAKTLNNNSIEAINGGGWKSLEKKL, from the coding sequence ATGGGACTATTAGATTTTTTATTCGGAAGTAATACTAAGAAAATCGAAGATTTTAAAAAGCGGGATGCTGTAATTTTAGATGTTCGTACGCAGAAAGAATACGATGCCGGTGCTATTTCAGGTTCAAAACATATTCCGCTAAACGATGTAAGCTCTAAAATATCAGAAATTAAGCAATGGAATAAGCCTGTAATTACCTGCTGTGCCAGTGGTGTTCGCAGTGGTAATGCTGCTAAAACATTAAATAATAACTCTATTGAAGCCATTAATGGAGGTGGCTGGAAATCACTAGAAAAAAAGTTGTAA
- a CDS encoding lipocalin family protein, which translates to MKLTKLLFLTILTFSIISCSKDDDSKETNDTSSSLVGSWKATDFSYESTSRTEGQGTTIESESTGIAKELDITVEFSEDPNTYEVDSDYVLEITTESSGDTIIQEIPIQYSGTGTWSKEGNTLSIIENNEEREATITELTNSKLTYTSTTTQTQTQSGITSTVEVTETLSFSKQ; encoded by the coding sequence ATGAAGCTTACCAAATTACTTTTTCTTACTATTTTAACTTTTTCAATTATATCTTGTAGTAAAGATGATGACTCTAAAGAAACCAATGACACCTCATCTTCTTTAGTAGGATCATGGAAAGCAACAGATTTTTCTTATGAATCTACCAGCAGAACAGAAGGACAAGGAACAACAATTGAATCTGAATCTACTGGAATCGCTAAAGAACTTGATATCACGGTCGAATTTTCTGAAGACCCGAATACCTACGAAGTTGACAGTGATTATGTTTTAGAAATTACAACAGAATCTTCTGGCGACACAATTATACAAGAAATCCCAATTCAATATTCAGGGACAGGAACGTGGAGTAAAGAAGGTAACACTCTTAGTATAATTGAGAACAATGAAGAAAGAGAAGCCACTATTACAGAATTAACCAATTCTAAACTTACTTACACTTCAACGACGACACAAACTCAAACACAGTCTGGAATTACGAGTACTGTTGAAGTTACTGAAACACTATCTTTTTCAAAACAATAA
- the era gene encoding GTPase Era: protein MAHKAGFVNIIGNPNVGKSTLMNAFIGERLSIITSKAQTTRHRILGIVNGEDFQVILSDTPGIIKPAYQLQESMMDFVKSAFEDADILLYLVELGEKDLKDEAFFEKIKNAKIPVLLLINKIDKGNEEKLTEALQMWQEKVPNAEIFAISALENFGVSEVFKRIIEVLPESPAFYPKDQLTDKPERFFVNETIREKILMHYKKEIPYSVEIDTEEFFEDDDIIRIRSVIMVERETQKGIIIGHKGSALKRVGVEARKDLEKFFGKQIHLETYVKVNKNWRSDDRQLKRFGYNK, encoded by the coding sequence ATGGCACATAAAGCAGGATTTGTAAATATTATTGGTAATCCTAACGTTGGTAAAAGCACACTAATGAATGCTTTTATAGGCGAGCGACTTTCTATTATAACGAGCAAAGCTCAAACCACCCGTCACCGTATTTTAGGAATTGTAAATGGAGAGGATTTTCAGGTAATTTTAAGTGATACACCTGGTATTATAAAACCAGCATATCAATTGCAGGAAAGTATGATGGATTTTGTAAAATCTGCTTTTGAAGATGCCGATATTTTACTATACTTGGTTGAATTAGGTGAAAAAGATCTTAAAGACGAGGCGTTTTTTGAAAAAATAAAAAATGCTAAAATCCCTGTTTTACTTCTTATCAATAAAATAGATAAAGGAAACGAAGAAAAATTGACCGAAGCCCTACAGATGTGGCAAGAAAAAGTTCCTAATGCAGAGATTTTTGCTATTTCAGCATTAGAAAATTTTGGTGTTTCTGAAGTGTTTAAACGTATTATAGAGGTGTTGCCAGAATCACCTGCTTTCTATCCAAAAGACCAATTAACCGACAAACCAGAACGTTTTTTTGTAAACGAAACCATTCGGGAAAAAATCCTGATGCACTACAAAAAAGAGATTCCCTATTCTGTAGAAATTGATACCGAAGAGTTTTTTGAAGATGATGATATTATCCGTATCCGAAGTGTGATTATGGTAGAACGCGAAACGCAAAAAGGAATTATCATCGGGCATAAAGGTTCGGCACTTAAACGGGTGGGAGTAGAGGCTCGTAAGGATTTAGAAAAATTCTTCGGAAAACAGATTCACCTAGAAACGTACGTAAAAGTGAATAAAAACTGGCGCAGTGATGATAGGCAGTTAAAACGCTTCGGATATAACAAGTAA
- the der gene encoding ribosome biogenesis GTPase Der, giving the protein MMSIVAIVGRPNVGKSTFFNRLIQRREAITDAVSGVTRDRHYGKSDWNGKEFSLIDTGGYVKGSDDVFEEEIDKQVVLAIEEADAIIFMVDVESGLTGMDEEVATLLRKSKKPFFLAVNKVDSATRENDAVEFYSLGVEQYYTLSSINGSGTGELLDDLVKALPEKEEEEESELPRFAVVGRPNAGKSSFINTLIGEERYIVTDIAGTTRDSMDTRYNRFGFEFNLIDTAGIRRKTKVKEDIEFYSVMRSVRAIEHCDVMILILDATRGFDGQVQNIFWLAQRNNKGVVILVNKWDLVEKETNTVKEFEKHIRQECEPFTDVPIVFISVLNKQRIFKAIETAVEVYKNRSKRIKTSKLNDVLLPIIQATPPPQYKGKYVKIKFITQLPMPYPTFAFFANLPQYVKDPYKRFLENKLRENFDFTGVPVKIYLRKK; this is encoded by the coding sequence ATCATGAGCATAGTTGCTATCGTAGGAAGACCAAACGTAGGGAAATCTACATTTTTTAATAGATTGATACAACGCCGGGAAGCCATTACCGATGCGGTGAGTGGTGTTACCCGTGATCGTCATTACGGAAAAAGTGACTGGAACGGCAAAGAATTTTCATTAATTGATACCGGTGGATATGTAAAAGGAAGTGACGATGTTTTTGAAGAAGAAATAGATAAACAAGTTGTGTTAGCTATTGAAGAAGCAGATGCTATTATTTTTATGGTTGATGTTGAAAGCGGCTTGACCGGAATGGATGAAGAGGTTGCTACCTTGTTGAGGAAGTCTAAAAAACCATTTTTTTTAGCTGTAAATAAAGTAGATAGTGCCACGCGCGAAAACGATGCAGTGGAATTTTATTCTTTAGGTGTTGAACAATATTACACGCTATCCTCTATTAACGGAAGCGGAACAGGGGAGTTGCTTGATGATTTAGTAAAAGCCTTACCAGAAAAAGAAGAAGAGGAAGAAAGTGAATTACCACGTTTTGCTGTCGTAGGAAGACCAAACGCTGGAAAATCTTCCTTTATCAATACTCTAATTGGTGAGGAACGCTACATTGTTACCGACATTGCGGGGACTACCCGTGATAGTATGGATACGCGCTACAATCGTTTTGGTTTTGAATTTAACTTAATTGATACCGCAGGTATTCGAAGAAAAACTAAAGTTAAAGAAGATATAGAATTTTATTCAGTAATGCGAAGCGTTCGCGCTATTGAGCATTGCGATGTGATGATCTTAATACTTGACGCCACTCGTGGTTTTGATGGACAAGTACAAAATATATTTTGGTTAGCACAACGCAACAACAAAGGCGTTGTGATTCTGGTAAACAAATGGGATTTAGTTGAAAAAGAAACCAACACGGTAAAAGAATTTGAAAAACATATTCGTCAAGAATGTGAACCATTTACCGATGTTCCAATCGTATTTATTTCCGTTTTGAATAAACAGCGTATTTTTAAAGCCATTGAAACAGCAGTTGAGGTTTATAAAAACCGAAGCAAACGGATTAAAACAAGTAAATTGAATGATGTATTATTGCCCATTATTCAAGCTACGCCACCACCACAATACAAAGGGAAATACGTAAAAATAAAGTTTATAACGCAATTACCAATGCCTTACCCTACTTTTGCGTTTTTTGCCAACTTACCACAATATGTAAAAGACCCTTACAAACGGTTTTTGGAAAATAAGCTTCGGGAAAACTTTGATTTTACAGGAGTTCCGGTTAAAATTTACCTTCGGAAGAAATAA
- a CDS encoding deoxynucleoside kinase, with translation MHVAIAGNIGSGKTTLTRLLAKHYKWKPQFEDVEDNPYLDDFYNQMARWSFNLQIYFLNSRFRQILEIREKGKDVIQDRTIYEDAYIFAPNLHAMGLMTNRDFENYRSLFDLMESVTEGPDLLIYLRSSIPNLVKQIHKRGRDYENSISIDYLSRLNERYEAWIHDYDKGNLIILDVDNLDFVDDPEHLGEVVNKIDAELHGLF, from the coding sequence ATGCACGTAGCAATTGCAGGAAACATTGGCTCCGGAAAAACAACCTTAACCCGTTTATTGGCAAAACACTATAAGTGGAAGCCTCAATTTGAAGACGTGGAAGACAACCCCTATCTGGATGATTTTTACAATCAAATGGCACGGTGGTCTTTTAACTTGCAAATTTACTTTTTGAACAGTCGGTTTCGTCAAATTCTCGAAATTCGTGAAAAAGGAAAGGATGTTATTCAAGACCGGACCATTTATGAAGATGCCTACATCTTTGCACCCAATTTACACGCCATGGGTTTGATGACCAATCGCGATTTTGAAAATTACCGTTCGCTTTTCGACTTGATGGAAAGCGTAACCGAAGGACCTGATTTATTGATTTATTTACGTAGTTCCATTCCTAATTTGGTAAAGCAAATACACAAACGCGGCCGTGATTACGAAAACTCCATAAGCATCGATTACCTAAGCCGTTTAAACGAGCGCTACGAAGCTTGGATACACGATTATGATAAAGGCAACCTCATAATTTTAGACGTAGATAACCTTGACTTTGTTGATGACCCTGAACATCTAGGTGAAGTAGTTAATAAAATTGACGCAGAACTGCACGGTTTGTTTTAA
- a CDS encoding TetR/AcrR family transcriptional regulator — translation MKPASRKIEIITTASRLFKEKGYNAVSMRDIAQAMGIKASSLYNHISGKQEILSTLILTVAREFTNGMEQVVSKKGTSVEKIEKIIAFHIDITVTYSEALAALNNDWMHLQDDDLKQFVNMRDDYEDNVRIIIKEGIKAGEIEARHPEVILFSMLSTLRTLYLWYEKRGKLDVNILKRDMVAVLLKGIV, via the coding sequence ATGAAACCCGCTTCCCGAAAAATCGAAATAATAACCACGGCTTCCCGCCTTTTTAAAGAAAAAGGCTACAATGCTGTTTCCATGCGAGATATTGCACAAGCTATGGGAATTAAGGCTTCTAGCTTATACAATCATATTTCGGGGAAACAAGAAATTCTTTCAACCCTTATTTTAACAGTTGCTCGCGAGTTTACCAATGGAATGGAACAAGTGGTTTCAAAAAAGGGTACTTCCGTAGAGAAAATTGAAAAGATCATTGCCTTTCATATCGATATTACTGTTACCTATTCTGAAGCGTTAGCAGCATTGAACAACGATTGGATGCATTTACAAGATGACGACCTAAAGCAGTTTGTAAACATGCGGGACGATTATGAGGATAACGTCCGGATTATTATAAAAGAAGGAATAAAAGCAGGTGAAATAGAAGCCAGACATCCTGAAGTTATTTTGTTTTCGATGCTTTCTACCTTGCGAACGTTGTATTTATGGTATGAAAAAAGAGGGAAACTTGATGTAAACATTTTAAAAAGAGATATGGTCGCCGTTCTTTTAAAGGGGATTGTATAG
- a CDS encoding RNA methyltransferase — MQPNNFTTEFFGIGIQNGKTPENLGVLWRTAQNMGASFIFTIGNRYANQSSDTHNAVKSLPYFHYEKFEDFYKHLPKGCRIVGVEKTEKAVQLENFEHPKRCVYLLGAEDHGLSNQAIDKSHFLVQFPSEKSLNVAVAGSIILYDRGRNKPKV; from the coding sequence ATGCAACCCAATAATTTCACTACAGAATTCTTTGGAATAGGAATCCAAAACGGTAAAACGCCCGAAAATTTAGGTGTGCTTTGGCGAACAGCCCAGAATATGGGTGCAAGTTTTATTTTTACCATCGGCAACCGCTACGCTAATCAGTCTAGCGATACGCATAATGCCGTAAAGTCGCTTCCATATTTTCATTATGAAAAATTCGAAGACTTTTATAAACATTTACCAAAAGGCTGTCGCATTGTTGGCGTTGAAAAAACAGAGAAAGCCGTTCAATTAGAAAATTTTGAACACCCAAAACGTTGTGTGTATTTATTGGGGGCCGAAGATCATGGATTGTCTAACCAGGCTATTGATAAGTCACATTTTTTGGTTCAATTCCCTTCAGAAAAAAGTTTAAACGTTGCTGTTGCTGGCAGTATTATTTTATATGATCGAGGCCGTAATAAGCCAAAAGTTTAG
- a CDS encoding LemA family protein, whose amino-acid sequence MKKWLIPVIIIVALVAIGGFWFVNVNNRLVPMDENVTAQWANVESSYQRRADLIPNIVKTAKGYAEFEQQTLTQVIEARSKATSVTIDPSNITPEQLAQFQQAQSGLTSALSRLLATFERYPDLKANENFKELINELERTENRINVERNRFNDQARIFNSEVRQFPTTIAASILGFERKIYFEADAGSENAPEVEFDFNS is encoded by the coding sequence ATGAAAAAATGGCTCATCCCCGTAATAATAATCGTTGCCCTTGTGGCAATTGGTGGATTTTGGTTTGTAAACGTTAACAATAGGCTTGTGCCTATGGATGAAAACGTTACAGCACAATGGGCAAACGTAGAAAGCTCATACCAACGCCGAGCAGACTTGATTCCTAATATTGTAAAAACCGCAAAAGGCTACGCAGAGTTTGAACAACAAACATTAACGCAGGTTATTGAAGCTAGAAGCAAAGCAACTTCGGTTACTATCGATCCTTCCAATATTACGCCAGAACAATTGGCACAATTTCAACAAGCTCAGTCCGGTTTAACTTCTGCCCTTTCCAGATTATTGGCTACGTTTGAACGATACCCAGACCTAAAAGCAAATGAAAACTTTAAAGAACTCATCAACGAGCTGGAACGTACCGAAAATCGAATAAACGTAGAACGGAATCGTTTTAATGATCAGGCTCGTATTTTTAATTCGGAAGTGCGACAATTTCCCACAACTATTGCAGCAAGCATCTTAGGTTTTGAACGCAAAATATATTTTGAAGCAGACGCTGGAAGTGAAAATGCACCCGAAGTAGAATTTGATTTTAATAGCTAA
- a CDS encoding GreA/GreB family elongation factor — protein MSRGFVREGDQEEPPMIPPRAALPEGVVNYVTPNGMEQLVEEREALQTEIKELTITDERERRRTLAVIEGKLKLLNERIHSARVLNPKEQAKDEVRFGATVHIQNLNNKTKQQFTIVGVDEADVTKSKIAFVAPIAKAVTGAKIDETVDFKLGNEVRKLKILTISYE, from the coding sequence ATGAGCAGAGGATTTGTAAGAGAAGGCGATCAAGAAGAACCACCTATGATTCCACCACGGGCAGCTTTGCCTGAAGGGGTGGTAAATTATGTTACGCCAAATGGTATGGAGCAGTTAGTAGAAGAAAGAGAAGCGTTGCAAACTGAAATTAAAGAACTGACCATTACCGATGAACGGGAACGAAGAAGAACGCTTGCCGTTATTGAAGGCAAACTCAAATTACTGAATGAGCGTATTCATTCCGCTCGCGTACTTAATCCTAAAGAACAAGCTAAAGATGAGGTTCGTTTTGGGGCTACGGTACATATTCAAAACTTAAATAATAAAACCAAACAGCAATTTACAATAGTTGGAGTAGATGAAGCCGATGTAACAAAAAGCAAGATTGCATTTGTCGCTCCAATTGCCAAAGCTGTTACGGGTGCAAAAATAGACGAAACAGTAGATTTTAAGTTGGGAAATGAAGTTAGAAAGTTAAAAATACTTACTATTTCATATGAATAA
- a CDS encoding lipid-binding SYLF domain-containing protein → MKKKNLILVLLMCFSLTLFAQNDKDREVINDAEKAKEAFITKNKSMAKYFADADAYVIFPNVGEGAFIVGGASGNGAVYENGQLIGMAKMKKVDVGAQIGGEAYREAILFNSEESLERFKDDDFELSAKVSAVLVKDGASLNADYRNGVAVFTMPKAGLSLEASVGGQNFEFIPFE, encoded by the coding sequence ATGAAGAAGAAAAATTTAATACTCGTATTACTGATGTGCTTTAGCTTGACGCTTTTTGCACAAAATGACAAAGACCGCGAAGTAATAAATGATGCTGAAAAAGCGAAAGAAGCGTTTATTACCAAGAATAAATCAATGGCAAAATATTTTGCTGATGCCGATGCATACGTAATCTTCCCAAATGTAGGGGAAGGTGCTTTTATAGTTGGTGGAGCATCTGGTAACGGAGCCGTATATGAAAACGGACAACTTATTGGAATGGCTAAAATGAAAAAGGTAGATGTAGGCGCTCAAATTGGTGGTGAAGCGTACAGAGAAGCTATTTTATTTAATAGTGAAGAATCTTTGGAACGTTTTAAAGACGATGATTTTGAACTTTCAGCTAAAGTTTCAGCTGTATTGGTTAAAGATGGTGCTTCACTAAATGCCGATTATAGAAACGGTGTTGCCGTATTTACTATGCCAAAAGCTGGATTGAGCTTAGAAGCATCTGTTGGCGGACAAAACTTCGAATTTATTCCTTTTGAATAA
- a CDS encoding DUF4230 domain-containing protein, with amino-acid sequence MRKILFGAVITLLIVFGLRYCEHNKDKKEQLEANTALIQKELKNVGKLIVTEGSYAQVFTYEDWKKFYLDVFSARKKALIVVNAKATIAYDLSKIKTEVNQETKTVTITYIPEPELNINPNIEYYDVKQDYLNQFKAEDYNKIKKQVEISLRKKIEASELITNAENRLISELQKIYILTSSMGWTLQYQNEPIEDEVDFEKIKL; translated from the coding sequence ATGCGAAAGATACTTTTTGGCGCTGTTATTACGCTTCTCATTGTGTTTGGTTTACGGTATTGTGAACACAATAAAGACAAAAAAGAACAATTGGAAGCCAATACGGCATTGATTCAAAAAGAATTAAAAAATGTAGGAAAATTAATTGTTACTGAAGGAAGCTATGCCCAAGTTTTTACTTACGAAGATTGGAAAAAGTTCTACTTAGATGTTTTTTCGGCTCGCAAAAAAGCACTGATTGTGGTAAACGCAAAAGCCACGATTGCCTACGATCTCAGTAAAATTAAAACGGAAGTTAATCAAGAAACTAAAACCGTTACCATAACCTATATTCCGGAACCAGAACTAAATATTAATCCTAATATTGAATATTATGATGTAAAACAGGATTATTTGAACCAGTTTAAAGCGGAAGATTATAATAAAATAAAAAAGCAAGTAGAAATTTCGCTTCGAAAAAAAATAGAAGCTTCTGAATTGATAACCAATGCAGAAAACAGATTAATTTCTGAGCTACAGAAAATATATATTCTCACTAGCTCGATGGGGTGGACGCTACAATATCAAAATGAACCTATTGAAGATGAAGTAGATTTTGAGAAGATAAAGCTTTAA
- a CDS encoding MerR family transcriptional regulator, with protein sequence MHIDLPEKRYYSIGEVAEAFDVNTSLIRFWEKEFDVLKPKKNAKGNRKFTQEDIKNLEFIYHLVKERGFTLEGAKTHLKENKQKTLSRFEIIRKLETVKAELLKIKDQL encoded by the coding sequence ATGCACATTGACTTACCTGAAAAAAGATATTATAGCATAGGTGAAGTCGCCGAAGCTTTTGACGTAAATACTTCTCTTATTCGTTTTTGGGAAAAGGAATTTGATGTTTTAAAACCAAAAAAAAACGCAAAAGGAAACCGTAAATTTACTCAAGAAGATATAAAAAACTTAGAGTTTATCTATCATTTGGTTAAAGAGCGCGGATTTACTCTCGAAGGTGCCAAAACCCATCTAAAAGAGAACAAACAAAAAACATTAAGCCGTTTCGAAATTATCCGTAAATTAGAAACAGTAAAAGCAGAATTGCTTAAAATAAAAGACCAACTTTAA